The Devosia sp. A16 genome includes a window with the following:
- a CDS encoding ribonuclease activity regulator RraA, translating to MVHIMQSPIPAFKRPSKDIIAALKDIGTATVAGSLGHAGFRNPHMVGPVSQYKGKSIVGTALTLQFMPQRPDLFSEGEYSDPEKQLHRHVLYEVEEGDVVVVDARGDMSSGVFGDMMSTYFKGRKGAGIVIDGVMRDKPNVDKLDLAIWMRGWTPNYHVQVSIWPSAVNVPISCGGVMVIPGDIIMADDDGVVVLPQSMAEKVIEDSQKHAEWEVFSREKLTAGESLRRYYPLHPDAEEEYQAWRKAKGLPPSPSH from the coding sequence ATGGTCCACATCATGCAAAGCCCGATCCCGGCGTTCAAGCGACCGAGCAAGGACATCATCGCCGCGCTCAAGGATATCGGCACAGCCACCGTCGCCGGCTCGCTCGGTCATGCCGGCTTCCGCAACCCGCACATGGTCGGCCCGGTCAGCCAGTATAAGGGCAAGTCCATCGTCGGCACGGCCCTGACCCTGCAGTTCATGCCGCAGCGCCCGGATCTGTTCAGCGAAGGCGAGTATTCCGATCCCGAAAAGCAACTGCACCGCCACGTCCTCTACGAGGTCGAGGAAGGCGACGTGGTCGTCGTCGATGCGCGCGGCGACATGAGCTCGGGCGTCTTCGGCGACATGATGTCGACCTACTTCAAGGGCCGCAAAGGCGCCGGCATCGTCATCGACGGCGTGATGCGCGACAAGCCGAACGTCGACAAGCTCGACCTCGCCATCTGGATGCGCGGCTGGACCCCCAACTACCACGTCCAGGTTTCGATCTGGCCGTCGGCGGTCAACGTGCCGATCTCCTGCGGTGGCGTCATGGTGATTCCGGGCGACATCATCATGGCCGACGACGACGGCGTCGTGGTGCTGCCGCAGTCGATGGCCGAAAAAGTCATCGAGGATTCGCAGAAGCACGCCGAGTGGGAAGTGTTCAGCCGCGAAAAGCTCACCGCCGGTGAATCGCTCCGCCGCTACTACCCGCTGCACCCCGATGCCGAGGAAGAATACCAGGCCTGGCGCAAGGCCAAGGGCCTGCCGCCGAGCCCCAGCCACTGA
- the dmeF gene encoding CDF family Co(II)/Ni(II) efflux transporter DmeF — translation MSLSATHSHDFLGADHDRNARRTWIVIALTATMMVAEIVAGNFYGSMALVADGWHMSTHAAALLIAALAYLFARRHAADSRFTFGTGRLGDLAGFASAIVLALIALLIGWESLLRLFAPVSISFPQAIAVAVIGLAVNLVSAWILHDRHQHHGHGHGHPHDHHHDHDHRDHGAHDHHHDHAAGRDNNLRAAYLHVLADALTSVLAIMALVAGSQFGWAWMDPAMGIIGALVIARWSWGLIRDTGTVLVDYLPASEQLPEAVRRAIETGDDRIADLHVWQVGPGHHAAIVSIVSRTPLSPSAYKARLAHLERLSHVTIEVEAVTA, via the coding sequence ATGAGCCTGAGCGCTACCCATAGCCACGACTTCCTCGGCGCCGATCACGATCGGAACGCCCGCCGCACCTGGATCGTCATCGCGCTGACCGCCACGATGATGGTGGCCGAGATCGTCGCCGGCAACTTTTACGGTTCGATGGCGCTGGTGGCCGATGGCTGGCACATGTCGACCCATGCCGCGGCGTTGCTGATCGCCGCGCTCGCCTATCTGTTCGCGCGGCGGCATGCCGCCGACAGCCGTTTCACCTTCGGCACCGGCCGGCTGGGCGACCTCGCCGGCTTCGCCAGCGCCATCGTCCTGGCGCTGATCGCACTGCTGATCGGCTGGGAGAGCCTGTTGCGACTGTTCGCCCCGGTGTCGATCAGCTTCCCGCAGGCCATCGCCGTGGCGGTGATCGGACTGGCGGTGAACCTCGTCTCGGCGTGGATCCTGCATGACCGCCATCAGCACCATGGGCATGGGCACGGGCACCCTCACGATCACCACCATGACCATGACCACCGCGACCATGGTGCGCACGACCATCATCATGACCACGCGGCAGGGCGCGACAACAACCTGCGCGCCGCCTACCTCCACGTGCTGGCGGATGCGCTCACCTCGGTGCTGGCCATCATGGCGCTGGTGGCCGGCAGCCAGTTCGGCTGGGCCTGGATGGACCCGGCAATGGGCATTATCGGCGCCCTGGTGATCGCCCGCTGGTCATGGGGCCTGATCCGCGACACCGGCACGGTGCTGGTCGACTACCTGCCCGCTTCCGAGCAACTGCCCGAGGCGGTGCGGCGCGCCATCGAAACCGGCGACGACCGGATTGCCGACCTGCATGTCTGGCAGGTCGGCCCTGGTCACCACGCCGCCATCGTCTCGATCGTCAGCCGGACGCCGCTCAGCCCGAGCGCCTACAAGGCCAGGCTGGCGCATCTCGAGCGGCTGTCGCATGTGACGATCGAAGTGGAGGCGGTGACGGCGTGA
- a CDS encoding metal/formaldehyde-sensitive transcriptional repressor, with product MSHTTKHKAALLARVRRIKGQVEAVERALEAELGCPEILQLVASVRGAVTGLTAELIEEHITHHVLAPAGEAERRQGGEELIDVVRTYLR from the coding sequence ATGAGCCATACGACGAAACACAAGGCTGCGCTGCTGGCGCGGGTGCGACGGATCAAGGGGCAGGTGGAGGCGGTGGAGCGGGCGCTCGAGGCCGAGCTGGGCTGTCCGGAAATCCTGCAGCTGGTTGCTTCGGTGCGCGGCGCCGTGACCGGGCTCACTGCCGAGCTGATCGAAGAGCACATCACCCACCATGTGCTGGCGCCAGCCGGAGAAGCCGAACGCCGGCAGGGTGGCGAGGAACTGATCGACGTGGTGCGGACCTACCTGAGATGA
- a CDS encoding IS110 family transposase yields the protein MEITVGIDVSKDRLDVFVHPSGERLAVDNEAAGIEVLVARLRAIGADGIGLEGTGGLEKLAVAELAAAGLPVLVLNPAQVRHYAQAEGKRAKTDRIDAAVIARFLAATKPQLRPLADAETVLLGELMARRRQLVGMLVAEKNRHARAAGRIKTSIARIIKALNDELASLDDDLDTAIRSSPAWRHKENLLASVPGVGKIISRTLMAELPELGQLDRRTIAALCGLAPFTRQSGRWRGNSMIAGGRPEPRAALFIGALVAARHNPVFKAFTNRLIEAGKPKRVALIACARKLLTILNAIIRDNKPWQTA from the coding sequence ATGGAGATCACCGTAGGTATCGACGTGAGCAAGGACCGGCTGGATGTGTTCGTGCATCCGTCCGGAGAACGGTTGGCCGTGGACAATGAGGCGGCCGGGATCGAGGTGCTGGTGGCGCGGTTGCGGGCCATCGGAGCCGACGGCATCGGGCTGGAAGGCACCGGCGGGCTCGAGAAGCTGGCGGTGGCCGAACTGGCGGCGGCCGGGTTGCCGGTACTGGTGCTCAACCCCGCGCAGGTGCGGCACTATGCACAGGCGGAAGGTAAGCGGGCCAAGACCGATCGCATCGACGCAGCGGTGATCGCCCGGTTCCTTGCCGCCACCAAGCCCCAGTTGCGCCCGCTGGCCGATGCCGAAACGGTACTGCTCGGCGAACTGATGGCGCGACGCCGGCAACTGGTCGGCATGCTGGTCGCCGAGAAGAACCGACACGCCCGCGCTGCGGGCCGGATCAAAACCAGCATCGCTCGCATCATCAAGGCGCTGAACGACGAACTGGCATCCCTCGACGACGACCTCGACACCGCCATCCGCAGCTCGCCGGCCTGGCGCCATAAGGAGAACCTGCTGGCGTCGGTTCCCGGCGTCGGCAAGATCATCTCCCGCACGCTGATGGCCGAACTGCCCGAACTGGGCCAGCTCGATCGGCGCACCATCGCAGCGCTGTGCGGCCTGGCTCCCTTCACCCGCCAGTCCGGTCGATGGCGTGGCAATAGCATGATCGCAGGCGGCCGACCCGAACCCCGGGCCGCGCTCTTCATCGGCGCCCTCGTCGCAGCCCGTCACAACCCGGTGTTCAAAGCCTTCACCAACCGTCTCATCGAAGCCGGAAAACCAAAACGCGTCGCCCTCATCGCCTGCGCTCGAAAACTCCTCACCATCCTCAACGCCATCATTCGGGACAACAAGCCATGGCAAACCGCTTGA
- a CDS encoding mannonate dehydratase: protein MGIRVAVGQFHELSEERLRFAAQIGATGLQMNNPTLPGDSRWEQKDVRALVDQVEAAGLKFEAIENVPTHFYHKAMMGLDGRDEQIENYQHTIRAVARAGIPVLGLHFMPNSVWTTKRDAATRGGAVARQFDMAVVEANIDNLELLRSFMPTTLGRASSMPLFGKDGPLITEAQMWSNYEYFMKAVLPVAEEEGLKLALHPDDPPVPMLGGVARLFYKPENFKKAYDLVGRSEAWTLDLCLGCCSEMEGGKQNVTEMIEYFAPKGRISYIHFRDVKGSVPNFVECFIGDGNFDPAEVIVLLAKNGFDGFLLDDHVPKMDGDSDWNHRGRSHAIGYMQGLIRMAEFLGKA from the coding sequence ATGGGTATCAGGGTTGCGGTAGGCCAGTTCCACGAACTGAGCGAAGAACGGCTCCGCTTTGCGGCGCAGATCGGCGCCACCGGGTTGCAGATGAACAACCCGACGCTGCCCGGCGACAGCCGCTGGGAACAGAAGGATGTTCGGGCGCTGGTCGACCAGGTGGAAGCTGCGGGCCTCAAGTTCGAGGCGATCGAGAACGTCCCCACGCATTTCTACCACAAGGCGATGATGGGGCTCGACGGCCGCGACGAGCAGATCGAGAACTACCAGCATACGATCCGCGCCGTGGCGCGCGCCGGCATTCCGGTGCTGGGCCTGCACTTCATGCCCAATTCGGTGTGGACCACCAAGCGCGACGCGGCGACCCGCGGCGGCGCCGTGGCCCGCCAGTTCGACATGGCGGTGGTCGAAGCCAATATCGACAACCTCGAGCTGCTGCGCTCGTTCATGCCGACGACGCTGGGCCGCGCCTCCTCGATGCCGCTGTTCGGCAAGGACGGCCCGCTGATCACCGAAGCGCAGATGTGGAGCAACTACGAGTATTTCATGAAGGCGGTGCTGCCGGTGGCCGAGGAAGAAGGGCTGAAGCTGGCGCTGCATCCCGACGACCCGCCGGTGCCGATGCTGGGCGGCGTGGCGCGGCTGTTCTACAAGCCCGAGAACTTCAAGAAGGCCTATGACCTGGTTGGCCGCTCGGAGGCCTGGACGCTCGATCTCTGCCTCGGCTGCTGCTCGGAGATGGAAGGCGGCAAGCAGAACGTCACCGAGATGATCGAGTATTTCGCTCCCAAGGGGCGCATTTCCTACATCCATTTCCGCGATGTGAAGGGCTCGGTGCCGAACTTCGTCGAGTGCTTCATCGGCGACGGCAATTTCGATCCGGCGGAAGTCATCGTGCTGCTCGCCAAGAACGGTTTCGACGGCTTCCTGCTCGACGACCACGTGCCCAAGATGGACGGCGACAGCGACTGGAACCACCGCGGCCGCTCGCATGCCATCGGCTACATGCAGGGGCTGATCCGCATGGCGGAGTTTCTGGGCAAGGCTTGA
- a CDS encoding carbohydrate ABC transporter permease — MASLAEVASAAPANAGAAARRRVLTGRLLSYAALLIAVILVLFPIYWMLATSLKLPRDILRVPSLWPSRFSLANFEKLLADGQFLLSIRNSFIVASTVTVISVIISSFAAYSMVRFRYRFRGIIGRLILFAYLTPGSLLFIPLSIVMAQLKLGNSLTGLILVYLTFSLPLSTWLLQGYFRGVPRELEEQGMIDGLTRFGALLRITLPLSAPGLAAVAIFTFTGAWNELLFALVLTTSESVRTAPLALNYLITSDVLPWGPLMAGAAISSVPLMILYFVAQRFMVAGMTEGSVKG, encoded by the coding sequence ATGGCCAGCCTCGCCGAAGTCGCCAGCGCCGCGCCCGCCAATGCCGGCGCCGCAGCCCGTCGCCGGGTCCTGACCGGCCGGCTGCTGAGCTATGCCGCCTTGCTCATCGCGGTCATCCTGGTGCTGTTCCCGATCTACTGGATGCTGGCGACCTCGTTGAAGCTGCCGCGCGACATCCTCCGGGTGCCCTCGCTCTGGCCGTCGCGCTTCAGCCTCGCCAACTTCGAGAAGCTGCTCGCCGACGGGCAGTTCCTGCTGTCGATCCGCAACAGCTTCATCGTCGCCTCTACCGTCACCGTCATCTCGGTGATCATCTCGTCTTTCGCCGCCTATTCGATGGTGCGGTTCCGCTATCGTTTCCGTGGCATCATCGGCCGACTGATCCTCTTCGCCTATCTCACCCCCGGCTCACTGCTGTTCATTCCGCTGTCGATCGTCATGGCGCAGCTGAAGCTGGGCAACTCGCTCACCGGGCTGATCCTCGTCTACCTCACCTTCTCGCTGCCGCTCTCCACCTGGCTGCTGCAGGGCTATTTCCGCGGCGTGCCGCGCGAACTGGAAGAACAGGGGATGATCGATGGGCTGACCCGCTTCGGCGCGCTGCTGAGGATCACCCTGCCGCTCTCGGCTCCCGGGCTTGCCGCGGTTGCCATCTTCACCTTCACCGGAGCGTGGAACGAGCTGCTGTTCGCGCTGGTATTGACCACCTCGGAAAGCGTACGCACCGCGCCCTTGGCGCTCAACTATCTCATCACCTCCGACGTCCTCCCCTGGGGGCCGCTGATGGCCGGCGCCGCCATCTCGTCGGTGCCGCTGATGATCCTCTACTTCGTCGCCCAACGCTTCATGGTCGCGGGCATGACCGAGGGATCGGTCAAGGGATGA
- a CDS encoding carbohydrate ABC transporter permease: MTISDAGPPRRRLGSGLKLKLFAYALVAPVVLLILGLVAYPFFFAIWVSFTDMVIGSAGNFVGFKNFEYLAGTATFWAAIRNTIVIVLVSDALKLVIGLGLALLVHQNLPGRGLFRSFLMLPWAMPAFVAFLTWRVLYQPIGGGINLILNQTGLYTGTVDWLGTRNTAMASVIIASVWRGFPFWFISILAALQSVPKELYEAAIVDGANTWQRFWNVTIPSILPVIIVTTLLSSIWTANGFEHVWLLTAGGPSDATMVFPVLAYFGMQTQRIGEAAAVSVYMLPVLAILVLFATSLMMRREE, encoded by the coding sequence ATGACCATTTCTGATGCGGGCCCTCCCCGCCGCCGCCTCGGCAGCGGCCTGAAACTCAAGCTGTTCGCCTATGCGCTGGTGGCGCCGGTGGTGCTGCTGATCCTGGGGCTGGTGGCCTATCCGTTCTTCTTTGCCATCTGGGTGTCGTTCACCGACATGGTGATCGGCAGCGCCGGCAACTTCGTCGGCTTCAAGAACTTCGAGTATCTCGCCGGCACCGCGACCTTCTGGGCAGCGATCCGCAACACCATCGTCATCGTGCTGGTGTCGGATGCGCTGAAGCTGGTGATCGGCCTCGGCCTCGCGCTGCTGGTGCACCAGAACCTGCCAGGGCGCGGCCTCTTCCGCTCCTTCCTCATGCTGCCCTGGGCGATGCCGGCTTTCGTCGCCTTTCTCACCTGGCGCGTGCTGTACCAGCCGATCGGTGGCGGCATAAACCTGATCCTCAACCAGACCGGCCTCTATACCGGCACCGTCGACTGGCTCGGCACCCGTAACACCGCCATGGCTTCGGTGATCATCGCCTCGGTGTGGCGCGGCTTTCCGTTCTGGTTCATCTCGATCCTCGCGGCGCTGCAGTCGGTGCCCAAGGAACTCTACGAAGCCGCGATCGTCGACGGCGCCAATACCTGGCAGCGCTTCTGGAACGTCACCATCCCGTCGATCCTGCCGGTGATCATCGTCACGACGCTATTGAGCTCGATCTGGACCGCCAACGGCTTCGAGCATGTCTGGCTGCTTACCGCCGGTGGGCCGTCGGATGCCACCATGGTGTTTCCGGTGCTCGCCTATTTCGGCATGCAGACGCAGCGCATCGGCGAAGCCGCCGCCGTCTCGGTCTACATGCTGCCGGTGCTCGCCATCCTCGTGCTCTTTGCCACCTCGCTGATGATGCGGAGGGAGGAATAA
- a CDS encoding ABC transporter substrate-binding protein: MTKSSDTQKPSGWSRRRVLTTAASGLALAAASSFPMPAIAQGKKLTYWGGLIFSDDANKLLSDTITAWGAANGVATEVVMINQNETTQKVSAAVSSNTMPDALDMGLGLARLLARQSQFSDLGDLYKKIGDAQGGWFQGPDTATDLTADGGIARVGIPFGVNGNLLLRRKDLLEPAGFTEAPKTWDELVTQAEAINKAPVSGLGLALSNVGDANLQVAVLQSFGGRIADDAGKKVTLDTPETRLWLTWLKNAWDKGLFSPGNTTWDGAGDNQAYLSGQAGFIANTGSVGIAAKKDDPELFEASAFSPLPGGPKGIISPIDVQVRAITKASPVQDEAKALLEHLSSPEFMNAYFNVAIYGPVLQAQEKLQAFDGTNTILVGLLGLAKNGTAPAYPDVNNAAFADFGSNFLIPKLAQRVVVDGWDFDKAIAEAQAQGQAIYDKY; encoded by the coding sequence ATGACCAAATCATCCGATACCCAGAAGCCCAGCGGCTGGTCGCGCCGCCGCGTGCTGACGACCGCTGCCAGCGGCCTGGCGCTTGCTGCCGCCAGCAGCTTCCCGATGCCCGCCATCGCGCAGGGCAAGAAGCTCACCTACTGGGGCGGCCTGATCTTTTCGGACGATGCCAACAAGCTGCTCAGCGACACCATCACCGCCTGGGGGGCGGCCAATGGCGTCGCCACCGAAGTGGTGATGATCAACCAGAACGAGACCACCCAGAAGGTCTCGGCGGCGGTCTCGTCCAACACCATGCCGGATGCGCTCGACATGGGCCTCGGCCTGGCGCGCCTCCTGGCGCGGCAGAGCCAGTTCTCCGACCTGGGCGATCTCTACAAGAAGATCGGCGACGCGCAGGGTGGCTGGTTCCAGGGCCCCGATACCGCAACCGATCTCACGGCGGATGGCGGCATTGCCCGCGTCGGCATCCCGTTCGGCGTCAACGGCAACCTGTTGCTGCGGCGCAAGGATCTGCTCGAGCCGGCCGGCTTCACCGAAGCGCCCAAGACCTGGGACGAACTGGTGACGCAAGCGGAAGCCATCAACAAGGCGCCGGTTTCCGGGCTCGGCCTGGCGCTCTCCAATGTCGGCGACGCCAACCTGCAGGTCGCGGTGCTGCAGTCGTTCGGCGGCCGCATCGCCGACGACGCCGGCAAGAAGGTGACGCTCGATACGCCCGAGACCCGGCTGTGGCTGACCTGGCTGAAGAATGCCTGGGACAAGGGGCTGTTCTCGCCCGGCAACACCACCTGGGACGGCGCCGGCGACAACCAGGCGTATCTCTCGGGCCAGGCCGGCTTCATCGCCAATACCGGCTCGGTCGGCATCGCCGCCAAGAAGGACGATCCGGAGCTGTTCGAAGCCAGTGCCTTCTCACCGCTGCCGGGCGGGCCCAAGGGCATCATCTCGCCGATCGACGTGCAGGTGCGCGCCATCACCAAGGCGAGTCCGGTGCAGGACGAGGCCAAGGCGCTGCTCGAACACCTCTCAAGCCCAGAGTTCATGAACGCCTATTTCAACGTGGCGATTTACGGCCCGGTGCTCCAGGCGCAGGAAAAGCTGCAGGCGTTCGACGGCACCAACACCATCCTCGTCGGCCTCCTCGGCCTCGCCAAGAACGGCACGGCCCCGGCCTACCCGGACGTCAACAACGCCGCCTTCGCCGATTTCGGCTCGAACTTCCTGATCCCCAAGCTGGCGCAGCGCGTGGTGGTGGATGGCTGGGACTTCGACAAGGCGATCGCCGAGGCGCAGGCCCAGGGCCAGGCGATCTACGACAAGTACTGA
- a CDS encoding GntR family transcriptional regulator, whose product MRGEIENAGYAAFFDALIAGKLKLGQTLTQEELCKVLGLSLSPMRETTTLLEAEGLITVRRKVGITIFYPDVKFVGNCFQFRGLLEREGLRKFAQTVTPAWIDAMRDEHYDIIDFVRQTNDMERYRVPVKLLERKFHDTFVAAFENDQISVNYARLTQKMYLLRLHNLNAVGPANTVTSMEEHLVIIDALKAGDVEAACDGLDRHLQGVLHRVLTT is encoded by the coding sequence ATGAGGGGTGAGATCGAGAATGCGGGCTACGCCGCGTTCTTTGACGCTCTCATCGCCGGCAAGCTGAAGCTCGGCCAGACCCTGACGCAGGAGGAACTGTGCAAGGTGCTGGGGCTTTCGCTGTCGCCGATGCGCGAGACCACCACCCTGCTCGAAGCCGAGGGGCTGATCACCGTCCGCCGGAAGGTGGGGATCACCATCTTCTATCCGGATGTGAAATTCGTCGGAAACTGCTTTCAGTTCCGCGGCTTGCTCGAACGCGAGGGGCTGCGCAAGTTCGCCCAGACCGTCACTCCCGCCTGGATCGATGCAATGCGTGACGAACATTACGACATCATCGACTTCGTCCGCCAGACCAACGACATGGAGCGCTACCGCGTGCCGGTGAAGCTGCTGGAGCGGAAGTTCCACGATACCTTCGTCGCGGCCTTCGAGAACGACCAGATCAGCGTCAACTACGCGCGCCTGACCCAGAAGATGTACCTGCTGCGCCTGCACAACCTCAACGCCGTCGGGCCGGCCAACACCGTGACCTCGATGGAGGAGCACCTGGTGATCATCGACGCGCTGAAGGCCGGCGATGTCGAGGCCGCCTGCGACGGACTCGATCGGCACCTGCAGGGCGTGCTGCACCGCGTGCTGACGACATAG
- a CDS encoding ATP-binding cassette domain-containing protein, with amino-acid sequence MSDEALSPVLAARNISRHFGAVVALADASLTLRPREVVGLVGDNGAGKSTLLKILSGIVTPSGGDIVIDGRPVALKRAQDAMDAGIETVYQDLALVDTMSAYQNVYLGREELSKNPLARLFNLVDDRRMRDRAREVLDMLKVKIPSINVSVKGMSGGQRQCLAIARALLWGRRIVILDEPTAALGVRETGQVLEVIRDLRQHDVSVIIVSHNMQQLMSVADRITVMRLGRSIATRTVKDTEVNEIVGLITGAIPGDSPEARAAQAAA; translated from the coding sequence ATGAGTGACGAGGCGCTCTCGCCTGTCCTTGCGGCACGCAACATCTCGCGTCATTTCGGTGCCGTGGTGGCGCTCGCCGATGCGTCGCTGACGCTGCGGCCGCGCGAGGTGGTTGGCCTGGTCGGCGACAATGGCGCCGGCAAGTCGACGCTCTTGAAGATCCTGTCGGGCATCGTCACCCCGTCCGGCGGCGACATCGTCATCGATGGCAGGCCCGTGGCGCTGAAGCGCGCCCAGGACGCCATGGATGCGGGGATCGAGACGGTCTACCAGGACCTGGCGCTGGTCGACACCATGTCGGCCTACCAGAACGTCTATCTCGGCCGCGAGGAGCTCTCGAAGAACCCGCTGGCCCGGCTGTTCAACCTCGTCGACGACCGCCGGATGCGCGATCGCGCGCGTGAGGTGCTCGACATGCTCAAGGTGAAGATCCCCTCGATCAACGTCTCGGTGAAGGGCATGTCGGGCGGCCAGCGCCAGTGCCTCGCCATCGCCCGGGCGCTGCTCTGGGGCCGCCGCATCGTCATCCTCGACGAGCCGACCGCGGCGCTCGGGGTGCGCGAAACCGGCCAGGTGCTCGAGGTGATCCGCGACCTGCGCCAGCACGACGTCTCGGTGATCATCGTCAGCCACAACATGCAGCAGCTGATGAGCGTTGCCGACCGCATCACCGTGATGCGGCTCGGTCGCTCGATCGCCACCCGCACCGTCAAGGACACCGAGGTCAACGAGATCGTCGGTTTGATCACCGGCGCCATTCCGGGCGACTCGCCCGAAGCGCGCGCCGCCCAGGCAGCGGCCTGA
- a CDS encoding sugar ABC transporter substrate-binding protein, with protein sequence MRNSLRAFAVTALSVPALIGIAGVAEAQDKFKLGMAVGGNTCCEWMKAQGDVARALAEKNGWDYVELSNNNDPATALKNAQIFVQEGVDAVIQFNGQPSSNPAISAVLKQANIPVVTYDIADPGMYFVGIDNLGAGIAGGEQLGKLIKEKWNCEPDLVISAEGAAAGIVNEWRTGGMRTGLKNICPDIPEAKWVSFESQGDAAVGLPAARDLLAAHPDAKKMAVVGLNDGGVLALINAAEQLGRADEVVGWGQDGAFITGDNVNPHLAGSVFYFLEGYAVYAIRDVIGPIAAGNVPPLKADAGDPASKVQPCPVSAEQAKSVPDMPERVAQLLAAPAGTTEYELFCPNK encoded by the coding sequence TTGCGCAACTCGCTACGTGCCTTCGCCGTCACGGCGCTATCGGTTCCCGCGCTCATCGGCATCGCCGGTGTCGCGGAAGCCCAGGACAAGTTCAAGCTCGGCATGGCCGTGGGTGGCAACACCTGCTGCGAATGGATGAAGGCGCAGGGCGACGTCGCCCGGGCGCTCGCCGAAAAGAACGGCTGGGACTATGTCGAGCTTTCCAACAACAACGACCCGGCGACGGCGCTGAAGAACGCCCAGATCTTCGTCCAGGAAGGCGTCGACGCGGTCATCCAGTTCAACGGCCAGCCCTCGTCCAACCCGGCCATCTCGGCCGTGCTGAAGCAGGCCAATATCCCCGTCGTCACCTACGACATCGCCGATCCCGGTATGTACTTCGTCGGTATCGACAATCTCGGCGCCGGCATTGCCGGTGGCGAGCAGCTGGGCAAGCTGATCAAGGAAAAGTGGAACTGCGAGCCGGATCTGGTGATCTCGGCCGAAGGTGCCGCGGCCGGCATCGTCAATGAGTGGCGCACCGGCGGCATGCGCACTGGTTTGAAGAACATCTGCCCAGATATCCCCGAGGCCAAGTGGGTGAGCTTCGAGAGCCAGGGTGACGCCGCGGTCGGCCTGCCGGCCGCCCGCGATCTGCTCGCCGCCCATCCCGACGCCAAGAAGATGGCCGTCGTCGGCCTCAACGATGGTGGCGTGCTGGCGCTGATCAACGCCGCCGAGCAGCTCGGTCGCGCCGACGAGGTGGTGGGCTGGGGCCAGGACGGCGCTTTCATCACCGGCGACAACGTCAATCCGCATCTCGCCGGTTCGGTGTTCTACTTCCTCGAAGGCTACGCGGTGTACGCCATCAGGGACGTGATCGGCCCGATCGCCGCCGGCAACGTGCCGCCGCTCAAGGCCGACGCCGGCGACCCGGCCTCCAAGGTGCAGCCGTGCCCGGTCTCGGCCGAACAGGCCAAGTCCGTGCCCGACATGCCCGAACGCGTCGCCCAACTGCTCGCCGCCCCGGCGGGAACGACCGAGTACGAGCTGTTCTGCCCGAACAAGTGA